One region of Danaus plexippus chromosome 16 unlocalized genomic scaffold, MEX_DaPlex mxdp_23, whole genome shotgun sequence genomic DNA includes:
- the LOC116772062 gene encoding allergen Tha p 1-like, with amino-acid sequence MKTIIFLAVIAFAVADPEFYNVATLDMDKMKKDPLEFKRLVDCLLDRQPCTPVYSTYRAIVQEAIERTCMKCSPIQKKAFWQFLQALRTIAPKDYDHFRQKYDADNRYFDILELILSGYADWH; translated from the exons ATGAAGACAATAATTTTCTTGGCTGTAATCGCATTCGCGGTTGCTGATCCCGAGTTTTATAACGTTGCTACGTTGGATATGGATAAGATGAAAAAAGACCCTCTGGAATTTAAAAGACTCGTAGATTGTTTATTGGACAGGCAACCCTGCACGCCCGTTTATAGCACCTATCGAG CTATTGTCCAAGAAGCCATCGAAAGAACTTGCATGAAATGTAGCCCGATCCAAAAGAAAGCTTTCTGGCAGTTCCTGCAGGCACTCAGAACAATCGCTCCTAAAGATTACGACCATTTTAGACAAAAGTACGATGCCGATAACAGATATTTCGACATTCTAGAATTGATATTAAGTGGTTATGCAGACtggcattaa
- the LOC116772064 gene encoding ejaculatory bulb-specific protein 3-like, whose product MRTLILALVAFAAANSQYYVLEKLDMDLLVKNLDELKIFTNCLLEKIPCNKVHESYRVKTLEAVQEACKKCNPHTKHMFWEYLQALKADLPKEYIEFRHKYDPDNKYFDIHEAEISKYAIE is encoded by the exons ATGAGGACTTTAATTCTGGCTTTAGTTGCCTTCGCAGCTGCCAATTCGCAGTATTATGTATTGGAAAAGTTAGACATGGATTTATTAGTGAAAAATTTGGACGAGTTGAAGATATTTACGAATTGCCTGCTTGAAAAGATTCCTTGCAACAAGGTGCACGAAAGCTATAGAG tcaAAACATTAGAAGCCGTACAAGAAGCATGCAAGAAATGTAACCCTCACACGAAACACATGTTCTGGGAATACCTTCAAGCTCTTAAAGCAGATTTACCCAAAGAGTACATCGAGTTCAGACACAAATATGACCCCGACAATAAATACTTCGATATCCATGAGGctgaaataagtaaatacgCGATTGAATAA
- the LOC133320269 gene encoding allergen Tha p 1-like, producing the protein MKTIIFLAVIAFAVADPELYDVVTLDMDKMEKDPQEFKSLIDCLLDRGPCTPVFQTYRGIVQEATENICKKCNPYQKRAYWHFLRILRTTNPVDYENFRQKFDADNVYVDILESVLRGFANLK; encoded by the exons ATGAAGACAATAATATTCTTAGCTGTAATCGCGTTTGCGGTTGCTGATCCCGAGTTGTATGATGTTGTTACATTGGATATGGATAAGATGGAAAAAGACCCTCAGGAATTTAAGAGCTTAATAGACTGCTTATTGGACAGGGGACCGTGCACGCCTGTCTTTCAAACCTATCGAG GTATAGTTCAAGAAGCCactgaaaatatttgcaaGAAATGCAATCCGTACCAAAAACGTGCTTACTGGCATTTCCTGAGGATACTCAGAACTACCAACCCAGTGGACTACGAAAACTTCAGACAGAAGTTCGATGCCGACAATGTTTATGTCGACATTTTAGAATCGGTACTGAGGGGATTTGCAAATCTgaagtaa
- the LOC133320275 gene encoding ejaculatory bulb-specific protein 3-like — translation MKTIIFLAVIAFAVADPELYDVVTLDMDKMEKDPQEFNSLIDCLLDRGPCTPVFQTYRGIVQEATENICKKCNPYQKRAYWHFLRILRTTNPVDYENFRQKFDADNVYVDILESVLRGFANLK, via the exons ATGAAGACAATAATATTCTTAGCTGTAATCGCGTTTGCGGTTGCTGATCCCGAGTTGTATGATGTTGTTACATTGGATATGGATAAGATGGAAAAAGACCCTCAGGAATTTAATAGCTTAATAGACTGCCTATTGGACAGGGGACCCTGCACGCCTGTCTTTCAAACCTATCGAG GTATAGTTCAAGAAGCCactgaaaatatttgcaaGAAATGCAACCCGTACCAAAAACGTGCTTACTGGCATTTCCTGAGGATACTCAGAACTACCAACCCAGTGGACTACGAAAACTTCAGACAGAAATTCGATGCCGACAATGTTTATGTCGACATTTTAGAATCGGTACTGAGGGGATTTGCAAATCTGaagtaa
- the LOC133320267 gene encoding allergen Tha p 1-like: MKTVIFLAAIAYVTAAVPDYYDLVKLDMPKLSKDPKEFKIFVDCILDKGPCSPLYKTYRAIVQDTFDHKCKRCSDYQRHCYWQFLQGLKALFPQDYISFKAKYDPENKYFNDLESLLNNYAN, translated from the exons ATGAAGACAGTTATATTCCTAGCCGCGATTGCATATGTGACTGCAGCTGTGCCTGATTACTATGACTTGGTAAAACTAGATATGCCCAAGTTGAGTAAAGATCCTAAAGAGTTTAAGATATTCGTTGACTGTATACTGGATAAAGGACCTTGCTCGCCTTTGTATAAGACTTATAGag cAATCGTTCAAGATACTTTTGATCATAAGTGCAAAAGATGCAGTGATTATCAGAGACATTGTTACTGGCAGTTCTTGCAGGGCCTCAAGGCTCTGTTTCCCCAAGACTACATCAGCTTTAAAGCAAAGTACGATCCcgagaataaatatttcaacgaTCTCGAATCTTTATTGAACAATTACGCAAATTAA
- the LOC116772063 gene encoding ejaculatory bulb-specific protein 3-like gives MKTIIFLAVIAFAVADPELYDVVTLDMDKMEKDPQEFNSLIDCLLDRLPCTPVFQTYRGIVQEATENICKKCNPYQKRAYWHFLRILRTTNPVDYENFRQKFDADNVYVDILESVLRGFANLK, from the exons ATGAAGACAATAATATTCTTAGCTGTAATCGCGTTTGCGGTTGCTGATCCCGAGTTGTATGATGTTGTTACATTGGATATGGATAAGATGGAAAAAGACCCTCAGGAATTTAATAGCTTAATAGACTGCCTATTGGACAGGTTACCCTGCACGCCTGTCTTTCAAACCTATCGAG GTATAGTTCAAGAAGCCactgaaaatatttgcaaGAAATGCAACCCGTACCAAAAACGTGCTTACTGGCATTTCCTGAGGATACTCAGAACTACCAACCCAGTGGACTACGAAAACTTCAGACAGAAGTTCGATGCCGACAATGTTTATGTCGACATTTTAGAATCGGTACTGAGGGGATTTGCAAATCTgaagtaa
- the LOC133320274 gene encoding ejaculatory bulb-specific protein 3-like, with protein MKTIIFLAVIAFAVADPELYDVVTLDMDKMEKDPQEFNSLIDCLLDRGPCTPVFQTYRGIVQEATENICKKCNPYQKRAYWHFLRILRTTNPVDYENFRQKFDADNVYVDILESVLRGFANLK; from the exons ATGAAGACAATAATATTCTTAGCTGTAATCGCGTTTGCGGTTGCTGATCCCGAGTTGTATGATGTTGTTACATTGGATATGGATAAGATGGAAAAAGACCCTCAGGAATTTAATAGCTTAATAGACTGCCTATTGGACAGGGGACCCTGCACGCCTGTCTTTCAAACCTATCGAG GTATAGTTCAAGAAGCCactgaaaatatttgcaaGAAATGCAACCCGTACCAAAAACGTGCTTACTGGCATTTCCTGAGGATACTCAGAACTACCAACCCAGTGGACTACGAAAACTTTAGACAGAAGTTCGATGCCGACAATGTTTATGTCGATATTTTAGAATCGGTACTGAGGGGATTTGCAAATCTgaagtaa